In Aspergillus luchuensis IFO 4308 DNA, chromosome 1, nearly complete sequence, the following are encoded in one genomic region:
- a CDS encoding fungal specific transcription factor domain-containing protein (COG:S;~EggNog:ENOG410PHC5;~InterPro:IPR021858;~PFAM:PF11951;~antiSMASH:Cluster_1.20), translated as MCRATGVVCEGFVDEIRWMADRKSQPSSGTAAGKANDAEKQGPRRHLYTEKSRVSMSDALSADLVSGSIDASLAEIENRFRDAERPSQGDIVVGPFSVLDFSLTDPKFASSAQPADETTVANDVVLSSANTLPEGASGVSPALSQDSIAYMNDLLQWSDILSLDPQLHSATLSGTLDLGDWLPLDLGTEAPILEHNLLGEAPSLMDDTAAVYNSGPENYSTSKVIPAVDCNPPDVLADAHFLLRHFQDHVISRMMAVPIDQKSPWKILNVPSAVVTYSDITFLGSQNITHARLANLYCLLACSALHLTVNPSMRTSDSTERWKPVAEYAYHLAKDHMQMSLKHETQEPKKAKYKDQLMAICALTEFAILTSQQQDARCYMIDAERLLRLRGLPKQRISQKARLLHHTYTWLRIVGESTYALHNYTPSDTFMEALKYRFRYQRVENTQAAGYRTSRLDDFLRLDRRPSDSDLDIDEPKEADVGLYDIHLQDSRKYPATLYSQIYGVSETWLSLVSQTTRLANVMETFRVAREMRQGINASLEAWEALHRRSARLESMICTFASRRTEDNICGSANILARSHGCLLQALNSALVIFFYRRIRQVHPAILESQVDKVISALNEFDVALMEADQTGPGTVWPLFIAGCEATTPDRRQSITALLDKGEARCGFSAYQTVREVMKQVWDRQDAHFTRSRGEIFPTWLDVVKSKQIWPILA; from the exons ATGTGTCGGGCAACTGGTGTGGTATGTGAGGGGTTCGTTGATGAGATCCGATGGATGGCCGATCGGAAGTCCCAACCTTCTTCGGGGACAGCAGCTGGCAAGGCAAATGATGCAGAGAAGCAGGGGCCTCGACGCCATCTCTACACAG AGAAGTCGAGGGTCTCCATGAGTGATGCCCTGAGTGCAGACTTGGTGTCAGGCTCTATAGATGCCTCTTTGGCAGAGATCGAAAACAGATTCCGGGATGCCGAGAGACCATCACAGGGTGATATTGTAGTCGGGCCATTCTCTGTGCTGGACTTTAGTCTTACCGACCCCAAATTTGCAAGTAGTGCTCAGCCTGCTGACGAGACTACGGTCGCAAATGACGTGGTTCTATCGTCCGCGAATACCCTGCCTGAAGGGGCTTCCGGGGTCAGCCCAGCTCTGTCGCAAGACTCAATCGCCTACATGAATGACCTGCTGCAGTGGTCAGACATTCTTAGCTTGGATCCTCAATTGCATAGTGCTACACTATCTGGCACACTTGACCTGGGTGACTGGTTGCCCCTCGATTTAGGGACAGAGGCCCCTATACTAGAACATAATCTCCTTGGCGAAGCGCCTAGTCTGATGGACGATACAGCTGCTGTCTACAATTCTGGCCCAGAAAATTACAGTACTTCTAAGGTGATACCAGCGGTTGATTGCAATCCACCTGATGTACTAGCAGATGCTCATTTCCTATTACGGCACTTTCAGGATCATGTCATTTCGCGCATGATGGCCGTTCCTATAGACCAGAAGTCACCTTGGAAGATACTAAATGTGCCGTCTGCTGTGGTAACATACAGCGATATCACTTTTCTTGGGTCTCAAAATATCACTCATGCTCGGTTGGCTAATCTTTACTGCCTCTTGGCCTGTTCAGCCCTTCATCTCACAGTAAATCCTTCCATGAGGACCTCAGACTCGACAGAACGCTGGAAGCCGGTAGCAGAATACGCTTACCATCTAGCCAAAGACCATATGCAGATGTCATTGAAGCATGAAACGCAAGAGCCAAAGAAGGCCAAATACAAGGATCAGTTAATGGCAATTTGCGCCTTGACTGAGTTTGCT ATTCTAACTAGCCAGCAGCAGGACGCAAGGTGCTACATGATTGATGCCGAGCGGCTGCTACGCCTCCGAGGTTTGCCAAAACAACGCATCTCTCAGAAAGCACGCCTGCTACACCACACATATACTTGGCTACGGATAGTAGGCGAGAGTACCTACGCTTTGCATAACTACACGCCGTCGGATACCTTTATGGAGGCGCTCAAATACCGGTTTCGTTACCAAAGAGTTGAGAACACCCAGGCAGCTGGTTACCGAACTTCACGCTTGGACGACTTCTTGCGCCTCGATCGGCGGCCGTCCGATAGCGACCTGGACATTGACGAGCCAAAGGAAGCTGATGTTGGCTTATatgacatccacctccaagaTTCGCGGAAATATCCAGCCACGCTGTACAGCCAGATCTACGGAGTATCTGAGACATGGCTTAGCTTGGTATCTCAGACGACACGCCTGGCCAATGTAATGGAGACTTTTCGAGTTGCGCGCGAGATGCGTCAAGGAATAAATGCAAGTCTCGAAGCATGGGAAGCTTTACATCGGCGCAGTGCTCGCCTGGAGAGCATGATTTGTACATTCGCCTCCAGAAGAACAGAGGACAACATATGCGGTTCGGCGAATATACTGGCCAGGTCACATGGATGCCTTCTGCAGGCTTTGAATTCTGCACTAGTTATCTTCTTTTACAGACGTATCCGTCAGGTCCACCCGGCTATTTTGGAGAGCCAGGTGGACAAAGTGATCTCAGCATTAAATGAGTTTGATGTAGCGTTGATGGAAGCCGACCAGACCGGCCCAGGCACTGTATGGCCTCTGTTTATTGCTGGGTGCGAGGCTACAACTCCCGATAGGCGGCAATCGATCACGGCGCTTCTGGACAAAGGAGAGGCACGATGTGGGTTTTCTGCCTATCAGACTGTTCGGGAGGTCATGAAACAAGTCTGGGACAGACAAGATGCACATTTCACACGAAGCAGAGGAGAGATTTTCCCGACTTGGCTGGATGTCGTCAAAAGCAAACAAATATGGCCCATTTTAGCATGA
- a CDS encoding dihydrodipicolinate synthase family protein (COG:E;~EggNog:ENOG410PNE3;~InterPro:IPR002220,IPR020624,IPR013785;~PFAM:PF00701;~antiSMASH:Cluster_1.20;~go_function: GO:0003824 - catalytic activity [Evidence IEA];~go_function: GO:0016829 - lyase activity [Evidence IEA]) has protein sequence MTVTQQLPALQGIMVALITPFTDDKTQIDAARLKSHIDHLIGAGVHGLVPGGSTGEFTTMTREERKKLTELCVEYAAGRVPVVAGTGSTSTEEAVDLARHAAQAGAAAVMVVPPFYDPLNVAQLTELMAEIHEASQLPIVYYNIPSASGLTLTPQQIADLSKVGVKYLKDTSGNAPAYTELVFGLSDQITAFNGWDTLTFYGLAAGSPGAVWGAANIIPELAVELWNAVSVEGDLKKGRELWAKAWPICKFLESHNYAAAVKTGVELRGQATGGLRKPFALLKEDLQSELAQLMVNASVNVVKRSS, from the coding sequence ATGACTGTTACACAGCAACTCCCCGCCCTTCAGGGTATCATGGTCGCCCTGATCACTCCCTTTACAGACGACAAGACTCAGATTGACGCAGCAAGACTCAAGTCTCACATCGACCACCTGATCGGCGCCGGCGTGCATGGCCTCGTGCCTGGCGGTAGCACAGGCGAATTCACCACCATGACACGCGAAGAACGCAAGAAGCTGACCGAGCTCTGCGTCGAGTACGCAGCTGGCCGTGTGCCTGTCGTAGCAGGCACCGGTAGTACCTCCACCGAGGAGGCAGTGGACCTGGCACGTCATGCCGCACAAGCTGGTGCAGCCGCCGTGATGGTTGTGCCACCATTCTACGATCCCTTGAACGTGGCGCAATTGACCGAGCTCATGGCTGAAATTCATGAAGCCAGTCAGCTGCCGATTGTCTACTACAATATTCCCTCTGCGAGCGGGTTGACCCTTACCCCCCAGCAAATAGCGGACCTGAGCAAGGTCGGCGTCAAGTACCTCAAAGACACCTCCGGAAATGCGCCAGCCTACACGGAATTGGTGTTTGGATTGTCGGATCAGATCACCGCTTTCAACGGGTGGGATACCCTTACGTTCTATGGGTTGGCAGCTGGATCGCCTGGAGCGGTTTGGGGTGCTGCCAACATCATCCCGGAGTTGGCGGTAGAGCTGTGGAATGCGGTTTCTGTCGAAGGTGATCTCAAGAAGGGCCGTGAACTATGGGCTAAAGCATGGCCCATTTGCAAGTTCCTTGAGTCGCACAATTACGCTGCGGCTGTCAAGACAGGCGTTGAGCTGAGGGGCCAGGCGACTGGTGGCTTGCGGAAGCCATTCGCCCTCTTGAAGGAGGATCTGCAGAGCGAACTGGCCCAGTTGATGGTGAATGCGAGTGTTAATGTTGTAAAGCGTTCGTCATGA
- a CDS encoding aldehyde dehydrogenase ALDH (COG:C;~EggNog:ENOG410PJ9J;~InterPro:IPR015590,IPR029510,IPR016161,IPR016162, IPR016163;~PFAM:PF00171;~SMCOG1017:aldehyde dehydrogenase;~antiSMASH:Cluster_1.20;~go_function: GO:0016491 - oxidoreductase activity [Evidence IEA];~go_function: GO:0016620 - oxidoreductase activity, acting on the aldehyde or oxo group of donors, NAD or NADP as acceptor [Evidence IEA];~go_process: GO:0055114 - oxidation-reduction process [Evidence IEA]) — protein sequence MADSLFVDITTPNGRQYQQPTGLFINNEFRPSSSGQTIVSLDPATDKPIATVHAATAEDVDAAVQAAKAALSHSTWKLLPATERGQLMGRLADLMEENRELFAAIDAWDNGKPYQVALTEDLTEAITTIRYYSGWADKTFGQTISTTPQKFAYTIRQPIGVVGQIIPWNYPLSMATWKLGPALACGNTVVIKAAEQTPLSILVLATLIKKAGFPPGVVNIINGYGKEAGAALVQHPLVDKIAFTGSTATAREIMKMAAGTLKNITLETGGKSPLIVYPDADLEQAVKWSHFGIMSNKGEICTATSRIFVHRSILTTFLEKFKEAIETTSKIGDQWDENTYQGPQVTRAQYERVLAYIETAKQEGATLVTGGKPYTPKDEKNAKGYFIEPTVFTDVTDDMRICKEEVFGPVVVILPFDSEEESVRRANDTTYGLGAAVFTTDLERAHRVAADIEAGMVWINSSQDCDPRIPFGGVKQSGIGRELGEAGLEAYSQVKAVHVNMGSRL from the exons ATGGCAGActccctcttcgtcgacatcaccacccccaatggCCGGCAGTACCAGCAGCCGACCGGCCTGTTCATTAACAATGAGTTTCGTCCCTCGTCGAGTGGCCAGACTATCGTGTCTTTAGATCCTGC CACCGACAAGCCCATCGCCACCGTCCACGCCGCAACAGCAGAAGATGTCGATGCTGCCGTTCAAGCTGCCAAAGCGGCGCTATCACACTCCACATGGAAGCTTCTCCCCGCCACCGAGCGGGGACAGCTTATGGGTCGTCTGGCCGATctgatggaagagaaccgAGAACTATTTGCTGCTATTGACGCATGGGATAACG GCAAACCCTACCAAGTCGCCCTAACCGAAGACCTCACCgaagccatcaccaccatccgcTACTACAGCGGCTGGGCTGACAAGACCTTCGGACAAACCATCAGCACCACTCCCCAAAAGTTCGCATACACTATCCGCCAACCCATCGGCGTGGTCGGACAGATCATCCCATGGAACTACCCGCTGTCGATGGCGACGTGGAAGCTGGGACCCGCGCTCGCCTGCGGGAACACCGTCGTCATCAAGGCCGCCGAACAAACACCCCTCAGCATCTTGGTCCTCGCAACACTTATCAAGAAAGCCGGCTTCCCGCCCGGAGTGGTGAACATCATTAACGGCTACGGAAAAGAAGCCGGCGCTGCGCTGGTCCAGCACCCGCTCGTCGATAAGATTGCCTTCACGGGCTCCACTGCTACCGCCAGAGAAATCATGAAGATGGCAGCCGGCACATTGAAGAACATCACCCTCGAGACGGGCGGAAAATCGCCCTTAATCGTCTACCCCGATGCGGATCTGGAACAGGCGGTCAAGTGGTCGCATTTCGGCATCATGTCCAACAAAGGCGAGATTTGCACTGCTACGTCAAGGATCTTCGTGCATAGGAGTATCCTCACTACCTTCTTGGAGAAATTCAAGGAGGCAATCGAGACGACTTCTAAGATCGGCGATCAGTGGGACGAGAATACCTACCAGGGACCACAGGTCACCCGGGCACAGTACGAGCGGGTTCTCGCCTACATCGAGACAGCCAAACAGGAGGGCGCTACACTAGTCACCGGCGGCAAGCCCTATACCCCCaaagatgaaaagaatgcAAAGGGCTACTTCATTGAGCCGACAGTGTTCACTGACGTGACTGATGACATGCGCATCTGTAAGGAAGAGGTGTTCGGGcctgtggtggtgattctACCATTTGATTCGGAGGAGGAATCGGTGCGTCGCGCCAACGATACCACGTATGGTCTGGGCGCTGCGGTCTTCACGACTGATCTGGAGAGGGCGCATCGTGTGGCTGCGGATATCGAGGCAGGTATGGTCTGGATTAATAGTAGTCAGGACTGTGACCCGCGCATTCCGTTTGGAGGTGTCAAGCAGAGCGGTATTGGGCGTGAGTTGGGTGAGGCGGGACTGGAGGCGTATTCGCAGGTTAAGGCGGTGCATGTTAATATGGGGAGTAGATTGTAG
- a CDS encoding UbiA family prenyltransferase (COG:S;~EggNog:ENOG410PMWB;~InterPro:IPR039653,IPR000537;~PFAM:PF01040;~TransMembrane:4 (i146-164o263-282i289-307o319-339i);~antiSMASH:Cluster_1.20;~go_component: GO:0016021 - integral component of membrane [Evidence IEA];~go_function: GO:0016765 - transferase activity, transferring alkyl or aryl (other than methyl) groups [Evidence IEA]): MDLLDFSRFYEIFNSLLGAANASLNTDVVKTRQSDTRAYEKGWYWKDLALTIWLFTADDFTTFVIPETAFGICAALSGPLLTDDNTPDLLSVVNRIPMVMLWNWLNLFVFNLANQRHPDSVAEDKINRPWRPLPAGRISILHTRQLLLLAIPVVLGLSVYLGAWEETALLYTMNWVYNDLSGGDDGFILRNVLLALAFSQYNKGSLRVATGTGFDILPRAWRWIWLTSAVIGTTMHIQDVKDVEGDRAKNRHTMPIVLGDGPARWSVAIPVAIWSVVCPAFWELDVPGYVLPVALGMAIAGRILFLREGVADKRTWKMWTAWTAVIWMLPLFKNPSVFVRFGKSLRGM, translated from the exons ATGGATCTTCTTGATTTTTCTCGCTTCTACGAGATTTTCAATTCTTTACTTGGCGCTGCAAATGCTTCACTTAATACCGATGTCGTGAAGACAAGACAGAGTGATACAAGGGCTTACGAA AAAGGATGGTATTGGAAGGACCTAGCGCTGACTATTTGGCTTTTCACTGCGGACGACTTTACAACATTTGTCATTCCCGAGACTGCATTTGGCATTTGTGCTGCTCTGTCCGGGCCTCTTCTGACAGACGATAACACTCCGGACTTACTCTCAGTAGTCAATCGAATACCCATGGTCATGCTATGGAACTGGCTAAACCTATTCGTGTTCAATCTAGCGAATCAGAGGCACCCGGACTCCGTGGCAGAAGACAAGATCAACCGACCCTGGAGACCACTGCCCGCAGGTCGGATCAGCATCCTGCATACTCGCCAGCTACTTTTGCTCGCGATCCCAGTTGTGCTCGGACTCAGCGTCTACCTCGGTGCGTGGGAGGAGACTGCTCTCCTCTACACGATGAACTGGGTATACAATGACCTAAGCGGTGGTGACGACGGGTTCATTCTACGAAATGTCCTTCTAGCCCTCGCATTCAGTCAATACAACAAGGGATCACTGCGTGTCGCGACCGGAACGGGATTCGACATACTTCCTAGAGCATGGCGGTGGATTTGGCTCACCAGTGCTGTGATTGGCACGACGATGCATATTCAAGACGTCAAGGACGTGGAAGGAGACCGTGCGAAGAACCGCCATACAATGCCCATTGTGTTGGGTGACGGGCCGGCCCGGTGGTCCGTTGCGATTCCTGTTGCGATCTGGTCCGTTGTTTGTCCTGCTTTCTGGGAGCTGGACGTACCCGGGTATGTTCTCCCGGTTGCGTTGGGAATGGCCATTGCTGGGAGGATCCTATTCCTTCGGGAAGGGGTTGCTGATAAACGCACGTGGAAGATGTGGACGGCGTGGACGGCGGTGATTTGGATGCTTCCTTTGTTCAAGAATCCTAGTGTTTTTGTTAGGTTTGGTAAAAGTCTCAGAGGGATGTGA
- a CDS encoding uncharacterized protein (COG:I;~EggNog:ENOG410PM2C;~InterPro:IPR017825,IPR008949,IPR019845;~PFAM:PF00494;~TransMembrane:8 (o6-25i37-60o80-98i119-138o144-162i169-187o218-239i414-433o);~antiSMASH:Cluster_1.20;~go_function: GO:0016765 - transferase activity, transferring alkyl or aryl (other than methyl) groups [Evidence IEA];~go_function: GO:0016872 - intramolecular lyase activity [Evidence IEA]), with translation MGVDYILFHCTYTIPAASALTVIYYPFFAAQDCCKICILITIAILATIPWDSYLIRSAIWTYPPDAVVGPKILDIPVEEVFFFAIQTYITSVAYCIFTKPLVRPMYLRPHPERCRTRKVVAFVILTLMRGGTTCLLLGRHMTYLGLILVGVSPILLFQWMLSHPFLIGLPAKPTIAAICLPMLYLWVADSRAMKSGTWRIESGTKLDYRICGLEVEEALFFLVTNMMIVLGLVGIDYAYALQEYKSLSRPAADKGTTLRTALTLLCSPLSIDESLSALSQAVSCLQEKSQSMFLGSALFQGQLRIDLIFLYSFCRVMDDLIDEAEDDQEAKTWITECRYLLDLSHRGRLPHDACHASMEGGKYQRLYRSISYLPLSRLTENFFYDLLRGFETDLAFDPKKGSFPIKSDTCLDQYAGFVAGAVGALVLDLVLFYHGHDNTEDVPLLIRAAKEMGKAMQCVNIARDIHRDAAIGRVYIPTTWLDEVGLTPGDVLERPNIPVMYNLQERMLQKADGYYQVSREAIEELPRGVRGPLRATVESYMDIGRLLREQKGTSLARASKMRVPLMRRLKVGWLAML, from the exons ATGGGGGTCGACTATATTCTCTT TCATTGCACTTACACTATTCCTGCTGCATCGGCACTGACAGTGATCTACTACCCATTCTTCGCCGCGCAAGACTGTTGCAAAATATGCATTCTGATTACG ATTGCCATTCTTGCAACAATTCCCTGGGATTCCTACCTGATACGGTCTGCTATCTGGACGTATCCGCCCGACGCAGTAGTCGGTCCCAAGATACTCGATATTCCTGTTGAGgaggttttcttttttgccatACAAACCTACATCACGAGTGTGGCATATTGCATCTTCACGAAGCCACTTGTGCGACCCATGTACCTTCGGCCGCATCCGGAGAGATGTAGAACAAGAAAAGTGGTTGCATTTGTCATTTTAACGTTGATGCGTGGTGGAACAACGTGCCTGCTGTTGGGACGGCATATGACTTACCTGGGCCTGATCCTTGTGGGGGTCAGTCCAATCTTGCTATTCCAGTG GATGTTGTCCCATCCGTTTCTTATTGGACTTCCCGCAAAACCCACAATCGCCGCGATCTGCCTCCCTATGCTATATCTCTGGGTTGCGGATTCCCGTGCTATGAAATCTGGGACTTGGAGGATAGAGAGTGGCACAAAATTAGATTATCGGATCTGTGGGCTAGAGGTTGA AGAGGCACTCTTTTTTCTGGTCACCAATATGATGATTGTGTTAGGACTAGTTGGGATTGATTACGCATATGCACTTCAAGAATACAAGTCCCTATCACGGCCGGCAGCAGACAAGGGCACCACGCTCAGGACAGCTCTGACGTTATTGTGCAGTCCGCTGTCTATAGACGAATCCCTATCTGCATTGTCCCAGGCCGTATCTTGTCTGCAAGAGAAGAGTCAGAGCATGTTTCTCGGCAGCGCATTATTTCAGGGTCAGCTACGCATTGATCTCATATTCTT GTACTCCTTCTGCCGGGTCATGGATGATCTCATTGACGaagctgaagatgatcaGGAAGCCAAGACTTGGATCACAGAGTGTAGATACCTCCTAGACTTAAGCCATCGCGGCCGACTACCTCATGACGCTTGTCATGCTTCtatggaagggggaaaatATCAGAGGCTGTACCGATCGATCAGCTACCTTCCACTCTCCCGCTTAACTGAAAATTTCTTCTATGATTTGCTGAGAGGGTTCGAGACCGACTTGGCATTCGATCCTAAGAAAGGGAGTTTCCCGATCAAATCAGACACTTGCCTTGATCAGTACGCAGGTTTTGTAGCTGGCGCGGTGGGTGCATTAGTTCTCGATCTTGTCCTATTTTATCATGGCCACGACAATACGGAAGATGTGCCGCTGTTGATACGGGCGGCGAAGGAGATGGGCAAAGCCATGCAGTGTGTCAACATTGCACGTGATATCCATCGCGACGCAGCAATTGGACGAGTATATATTCCTACAACGTGGCTGGATGAAGTAGGCCTGACTCCAGGAGATGTATTAGAGCGTCCTAATATCCCAGTCATGTATAACCTGCAGGAGAGAATGCTGCAGAAAGCAGATGGATATTATCAGGTCAGCCGAGAGGCAATTGAGGAGCTACCTCGTGGTGTAAGAGGGCCACTTCGGGCAACCGTGGAAAGCTACATGGATATTGGACGGCTGCTAAGGGAGCAGAAAGGCACAAGCCTGGCGCGAGCGTCGAAGATGAGGGTACCTTTGATGCGACGGCTAAAAGTTGGTTGGCTGGCAATGTTGTAA
- a CDS encoding aromatic ring-hydroxylating oxygenase subunit alpha (COG:P;~EggNog:ENOG410Q07G;~InterPro:IPR036922,IPR017941,IPR015879,IPR001663;~PFAM:PF00355;~antiSMASH:Cluster_1.20;~go_function: GO:0005506 - iron ion binding [Evidence IEA];~go_function: GO:0051537 - 2 iron, 2 sulfur cluster binding [Evidence IEA];~go_process: GO:0044237 - cellular metabolic process [Evidence IEA];~go_process: GO:0055114 - oxidation-reduction process [Evidence IEA]): MWRLLGWSSNTPEKSSPPRSLPASWYRSDAMYQLERRAIFSKRWMLLTHSSRLTKPGNFLSFTISNFSFFLTRDREGNINGFHNICRHRAYPVVQARSGTSSILSCKYHGWSYGLKGNLSKAPRFETVSSFDKSQHGLLPIHVHIDKAGFVWVNLEAGDPEVKWDDDFQKIDEQPRMQDFDFDGEYAFDHYWEMDVEANWKLLIENYNECYHCATSHPLINGVSDLPRYRVEPKARYMEHHIFNKDDIDAQFRRSITYFYPTTSVTVTDKFFYIQRMIPVSATTSKIENEVYRHRDATDEEFANINAFYRQVLDEDKDLCVGAQENLSAGVFTNGELHPDKERGPIHFQGDVKTMVMEHRRKEEAQGGEEIWPAVPKMTGEMRTGKLAEEERFCSQLEAASCMARPELAW, translated from the exons ATGTGGCGATTACTTGGCTGGTCTTCCAACACCCCAGAGAAAAGCTCTCCACCTCGGAGCCTTCCGGCATCATGGTATCGCTCTGACGCCATGTATCAGCTGGAGCGGCgagccatcttctccaagcgATGGATGTTACTCACACATTCCAGTCGACTTACCAAGCCTGGcaactttctttcctttacCATCTCTaacttttccttcttcctgaCTCGAGACCGCGAGGGCAACATCAACGGATTCCACAACATTTGTCGACATCGCGCATACCCAGTTGTCCAAGCTCGGTCCGGAACTAGCTCTATCCTCAGCTGCAAGTATCACGGCTGGTCCTACGGATTAAAGGGCAACCTGTCAAAGGCACCTCGCTTCGAAACCGTATCAAGCTTTGACAAAAGTCAACATGGACTCCTCCCAATCCATGTGCATATCGACAAAGCGGGCTTCGTCTGGGTGAATCTAGAGGCTGGCGACCCGGAGGTCAAGTGGGACGACGACTTCCAAAAGATCGATGAGCAGCCGCGGATGCAGGATTTTGACTTCGATGGGGAATATGCCTTTGACCATTACTGGGAAATGGACGTGGAGGCGAACTGGAAGCTTCTGATCGAGAACTACAATGAATGTTATCACTGCGCGACCTCACATCCCCTGATTAATGGAGTGTCAGATCTTCCTCGGTACCGGGTCGAGCCCAAGGCGAGGTATATGGAGCATCATATCTTCAACAAGGACGATATTGATGCGCAGTTCCGGAGGTCAATCACATACTTTTACCCAACCACATCGGTCACAGTCAC GGATAAATTCTTCTACATTCAACGCATGATCCCTGTTAGCGCGACGACCAGCAAGATCGAAAACGAAGTATATCGACACAGAGATGCAACGGATGAGGAGTTTGCCAATATTAATGCGTTTTACCGACAAGTCCTGGATGAAGACAAAGATCTCTGTGTTGGAGCACAGGAAAATTTGAGCGCGGGTGTGTTCACGAACGGCGAGCTTCACCCGGACAAGGAGAGG GGGCCCATCCATTTTCAAGGAGATGTGAAGACAATGGTCATGGAACACCGGCGAAAAGAAGAGGCCCAAGGCGGGGAGGAGATTTGGCCCGCTGTTCCCAAGATGACTGGGGAGATGAGGACGGGGAAgctggcagaggaggagaggttctGTTCTCAGCTGGAAGCGGCGAGCTGCATGGCCAGACCAGAATTAGCTTGGTAG